Proteins encoded in a region of the Prunus persica cultivar Lovell chromosome G4, Prunus_persica_NCBIv2, whole genome shotgun sequence genome:
- the LOC18780610 gene encoding tryptophan synthase beta chain 1 — MAASTSASTTCKTHRLITPPLPKPYSSSQLSFKFHKFTPRATTPSSISCTLTRDSAPLQMEDKHENGSLPVLPRPDSFGRFGKYGGKYVPETLMHALTELEAAFHALANDEDFQKELNGILKDYVGRETPLYFAERLTEHYKRPNGEGPHVYLKREDLNHTGAHKINNAVAQALLAKKLGKKRIIAETGAGQHGVATATVCARFGLQCIIYMGAQDMERQSLNVFRMRLLGAEVRPVHSGTATLKDATSEAIRDWVTNVETTHYILGSVAGPHPYPMMVRDFHKVIGRETRKQALEKWGGKPDVLVACVGGGSNAMGLFHEFVEDKDVRLIGVEAAGFGLDSGKHAATLTKGEVGVLHGAMSYLLQDDDGQIVEPHSISAGLDYPGVGPEHSFLKDTQRAEYYSITDEEALEAFKRLSRLEGIIPALETSHALAYLEKLCPTLPDGAKVVLNCSGRGDKDVHTAIKHLKV, encoded by the exons ATGGCAGCCTCCACAAGCGCTTCCACCACTTGCAAAACCCACCGACTGATCACCCCGCCGCTTCCAAAACCCTACTCCTCCTCCCAATTGTCCTTCAAGTTCCACAAATTTACCCCCCGTGCCACCACCCCTTCTTCCATCTCCTGCACCCTCACCCGAGATTCAGCCCCTCTTCAGATGGAGGACAAGCACGAAAATGGGTCCTTACCGGTTCTGCCCCGACCCGATTCCTTCGGCCGGTTCGGTAAGTATGGCGGCAAGTACGTCCCCGAAACCCTAATGCATGCCCTCACCGAGCTCGAGGCTGCTTTTCATGCTCTTGCTAATGACGAGGACTTTCAG AAAGAATTGAATGGCATTTTGAAGGACTATGTTGGCAGGGAGACTCCTCTCTACTTTGCAGAGCGGCTAACTGAGCACTACAAACGCCCTAATGGTGAAGGGCCTCACGTTTATCTGAAGAGGGAAGATCTTAACCATACTGGGGCCCATAAGATCAACAATGCCGTTGCCCAAGCCTTGCTTGCTAAGAAATTGGGAAAGAAACGCATTATTGCTGAAACTGGAGCGGGTCAACATGGAGTTGCCACTGCCACTGTTTGTGCTCGGTTTGGATTGCAGTGTATCATCTACATGGGTGCCCAAGATATGGAAAGGCAATCCCTCAATGTTTTCAGAATGCGGCTTCTTGGAGCAGAG GTTAGACCAGTCCATTCTGGGACAGCTACATTGAAGGATGCTACTTCAGAAGCTATAAGGGACTGGGTAACTAATGTAGAGACAACTCATTATATTTTGGGTTCCGTTGCTGGCCCACATCCATACCCTATGATGGTTCGGGATTTCCACAAGGTGATTGGTagagaaacaagaaaacaggCACTGGAAAAGTGGGGAGGGAAACCAGATGTGCTGGTAGCTTGTGTTGGTGGGGGTTCAAATGCCATGGGACTTTTCCATGAGTTTGTCGAAGACAAAGATGTTCGATTGATTGGGGTGGAGGCTGCAGGCTTTGGATTGGACAGTGGAAAGCATGCTGCAACTTTGACAAAAGGGGAAGTAGGGGTCTTGCATGGAGCTATGAGCTACTTATTGCAGGATGACGATGGACAAATTGTTGAGCCTCATTCTATAAGTGCAGG CCTGGATTACCCTGGAGTTGGTCCAGAGCACAGTTTTCTGAAAGACACACAGCGTGCTGAATACTATAGCATTACTGATGAAGAAGCCTTGGAAG CTTTTAAACGATTGTCAAGACTGGAGGGAATAATTCCAGCTTTGGAGACTTCTCATGCACTGGCCTACTTAGAGAAGCTGTGCCCTACACTCCCCGACGGGGCCAAGGTTGTGCTTAACTGCAGTGGCAGAGGGGATAAGGATGTTCACACTGCCATCAAGCACTTGAAGGTCTGA
- the LOC18778207 gene encoding FHA domain-containing protein DDL isoform X1 yields the protein MGRNLSNHSESPVGDPPRRRSPSRKSPSRIERSPTRHRRSHRGSSPPREKHSGHPKSPKHARSPSPPVRSPSPRTKRLRRAQAGREAVKEPERSNGRGTDRGLQKEGVSERDVGSDRKEKRSGRDDVDGKSSRPRHGTSPSDRQRRSRHISPSPQPAGVTRDVEKVIENDSERNHGRWSDRRMQREKGSDRETDSERVERRSGKDSTDHRSSRTRHGRSTSPLDRDHKNRQRSLSPQQAANTRARDEVPNSREDEHRDDENDAVAMMKAAEEALEAKQKEKPSFELSGKLAAETNRVRGITLLFTEPPDGRKPDVRWRLYVFKGGEVLNEPLYIHRQSCYLFGRERRVADVPTDHPSCSKQHAVIQFRQVEMEQPDGTLSKKPRVCTTARELYELTGSIGYSNALPFNIWGSLMHEVFSFLFFFFGRSDVWEWVDFMNSIKFSEYVSWILQ from the exons ATGGGGCGTAACCTTTCAAATCATTCAGAATCTCCAGTTGGGGACCCTCCTCGTAGGAGGAGCCCATCTAGGAAAAGTCCATCCAGAATAGAAAGATCACCTACTCGACATAGGAGGTCCCACAGGGGTAGTTCTCCACCAAGAGAGAAACATTCAGGTCACCCTAAGTCTCCAAAGCATGCAAGGTCCCCCTCTCCTCCTGTTCGCTCTCCTTCTCCTCGGACAAAACGGTTAAGAAGAGCTCAAGCTGGCAGAGAGGCTGTTAAAGAACCTGAAAGAAGTAACGGGAGGGGAACTGATAGGGGTTTACAGAAGGAAGGGGTTTCAGAGAGAGATGTCGGGAGTGATAGGAAAGAGAAACGGTCGGGAAGAGACGATGTTGATGGTAAATCATCAAGACCAAGACATGGTACTTCTCCATCAGATCGACAGCGAAGGAGTAGGCATATATCTCCCTCGCCTCAACCTGCTGGTGTTACCAGAGACGTGGAGAAAGTAATTGAGAATGACAGTGAAAGGAATCATGGCAGATGGAGTGATAGAAGAATGCAAAGGGAAAAGGGTTCAGATAGGGAAACCGATAGTGAAAGAGTGGAGAGAAGGTCAGGAAAAGACAGTACTGATCATAGGTCTTCAAGAACAAGACATGGGCGATCTACTTCTCCATTGGATCGGGACCACAAGAACAGACAAAGATCTCTTTCACCTCAACAAGCTGCCAATACCAGAGCTCGTGATGAG GTGCCAAATTCAAGAGAAGATGAGCATAG GGATGATGAGAATGATGCAGTAGCTATGATGAAGGCTGCTGAGGAGGCCTtggaagcaaagcaaaag GAAAAACCTTCGTTTGAGCTATCTGGAAAGCTTGCTGCAGAAACTAATAGGGTCAGGG GTATAACACTTTTATTCACTGAGCCTCCAGATGGACGAAAACCTGATGTAAGATGGCGGCTTTATGTATTCAAGGGCGGTGAAGTGTTAAATG AACCCCTGTACATACATCGGCAAAGCTGTTACCTCTTTGGGAGGGAAAGAAGGGTGGCAGACGTCCCTACAGATCACCCATCCTGTAGCAAGCAACATGCTGTTATACAATTCAG GCAAGTTGAAATGGAGCAACCTGATGGTACATTATCAAAGAAA CCGAGAGTATGTACTACTGCACGAGAACTCTATGAATTGACGGGCTCAATTGGCTACTCGAATGCGCTTCCGTTTAACATTTGGGGATCATTGATGCATGaggtcttttcttttcttttcttttttttcggCAGATCAGATGTATGGGAATGGGTGGATTTTATGAATAGCATCAAATTTTCTGAATACGTTTCATGGATATTACAGTAA
- the LOC18778207 gene encoding FHA domain-containing protein DDL isoform X2, with amino-acid sequence MGRNLSNHSESPVGDPPRRRSPSRKSPSRIERSPTRHRRSHRGSSPPREKHSGHPKSPKHARSPSPPVRSPSPRTKRLRRAQAGREAVKEPERSNGRGTDRGLQKEGVSERDVGSDRKEKRSGRDDVDGKSSRPRHGTSPSDRQRRSRHISPSPQPAGVTRDVEKVIENDSERNHGRWSDRRMQREKGSDRETDSERVERRSGKDSTDHRSSRTRHGRSTSPLDRDHKNRQRSLSPQQAANTRARDEVPNSREDEHRDDENDAVAMMKAAEEALEAKQKEKPSFELSGKLAAETNRVRGITLLFTEPPDGRKPDVRWRLYVFKGGEVLNEPLYIHRQSCYLFGRERRVADVPTDHPSCSKQHAVIQFRQVEMEQPDGTLSKKVRPYLMDLGSTNKTFLNDTAIEPQRYYELMEKDTIRFGNSSREYVLLHENSMN; translated from the exons ATGGGGCGTAACCTTTCAAATCATTCAGAATCTCCAGTTGGGGACCCTCCTCGTAGGAGGAGCCCATCTAGGAAAAGTCCATCCAGAATAGAAAGATCACCTACTCGACATAGGAGGTCCCACAGGGGTAGTTCTCCACCAAGAGAGAAACATTCAGGTCACCCTAAGTCTCCAAAGCATGCAAGGTCCCCCTCTCCTCCTGTTCGCTCTCCTTCTCCTCGGACAAAACGGTTAAGAAGAGCTCAAGCTGGCAGAGAGGCTGTTAAAGAACCTGAAAGAAGTAACGGGAGGGGAACTGATAGGGGTTTACAGAAGGAAGGGGTTTCAGAGAGAGATGTCGGGAGTGATAGGAAAGAGAAACGGTCGGGAAGAGACGATGTTGATGGTAAATCATCAAGACCAAGACATGGTACTTCTCCATCAGATCGACAGCGAAGGAGTAGGCATATATCTCCCTCGCCTCAACCTGCTGGTGTTACCAGAGACGTGGAGAAAGTAATTGAGAATGACAGTGAAAGGAATCATGGCAGATGGAGTGATAGAAGAATGCAAAGGGAAAAGGGTTCAGATAGGGAAACCGATAGTGAAAGAGTGGAGAGAAGGTCAGGAAAAGACAGTACTGATCATAGGTCTTCAAGAACAAGACATGGGCGATCTACTTCTCCATTGGATCGGGACCACAAGAACAGACAAAGATCTCTTTCACCTCAACAAGCTGCCAATACCAGAGCTCGTGATGAG GTGCCAAATTCAAGAGAAGATGAGCATAG GGATGATGAGAATGATGCAGTAGCTATGATGAAGGCTGCTGAGGAGGCCTtggaagcaaagcaaaag GAAAAACCTTCGTTTGAGCTATCTGGAAAGCTTGCTGCAGAAACTAATAGGGTCAGGG GTATAACACTTTTATTCACTGAGCCTCCAGATGGACGAAAACCTGATGTAAGATGGCGGCTTTATGTATTCAAGGGCGGTGAAGTGTTAAATG AACCCCTGTACATACATCGGCAAAGCTGTTACCTCTTTGGGAGGGAAAGAAGGGTGGCAGACGTCCCTACAGATCACCCATCCTGTAGCAAGCAACATGCTGTTATACAATTCAG GCAAGTTGAAATGGAGCAACCTGATGGTACATTATCAAAGAAAGTAAG GCCTTACTTAATGGACCTTGGAAGCACAAATAAAACTTTTCTTAAT GATACTGCAATTGAACCTCAACGGTATTATGAACTAATGGAAAAGGACACCATTAGATTTGGTAATAGTAG CCGAGAGTATGTACTACTGCACGAGAACTCTATGAATTGA
- the LOC18778863 gene encoding putative F-box/LRR-repeat protein At1g56400: MDRFLVLPESHLVAIVSFLPFKEAARTSVLSKRWRHVWRLSKNIEFDERCFANVDADREVQIQVFIDFVRQWVQNYQEPTVDRLSLKFSQPQNNPRVVENCIAFALAGHVKHLALDFSDRTWAVHDLDDIAHPTQFDLPLSVYNHPLESLTLSSCNFNVSEFKNFGMLKEISLCWVEMKESTTKALLANCGCLESLSLRHCWDMDNFFCVRVGELKLKTLVVYKCRFMCSYFEFEAPNLRCLRYSGTLPKFCLLRNGGLDEVDLDFGHETHGNEAVSDLLGQLIDEVNPMRALTVCTFMLQVLPMGEEGIGSPLGITQLTLKTTMHDHEQHGIQYFLKNCPQLETLKFEIDSHARTRIINYTEYEAPCAEVKPEHMWDENTITFSCVTQTLREVEMKGFRASPNEIGFMCYLLYHGRLMEKLTIIVSSQASGRGNPQLYRMVAEKTRDLPRTQT; encoded by the exons ATGGACCGCTTCTTAGTGTTGCCCGAGTCCCACCTCGTCGCCATTGTCTCCTTCTTGCCTTTCAAAGAAGCGGCAAGAACCTCCGTTCTGTCGAAGCGTTGGCGTCACGTTTGGCGTTTGTCGAAAAACATCGAGTTCGACGAACGTTGCTTTGCCAACGTCGATGCCGATAGAGAGGTCCAAATACaagtgttcattgattttgtgcGGCAGTGGGTTCAAAACTACCAAGAACCCACCGTGGACAGACTTTCTCTCAAGTTTTCGCAGCCACAAAATAACCCAAGGGTTGTCGAAAACTGCATCGCATTTGCCCTCGCCGGCCATGTCAAACACCTAGCGCTTGATTTCTCTGATCGCACATGGGCTGTACACGATCTCGACGATATTGCTCATCCGACGCAGTTTGATCTGCCTCTGTCTGTTTATAACCATCCTCTCGAATCTTTGACTCTGTCTTCTTGCAACTTCAATGTGTCCGAGTTCAAGAATTTTGGGATGCTTAAAGAAATTTCGTTGTGTTGGGTTGAAATGAAGGAAAGCACTACCAAGGCTTTGTTGGCCAACTGTGGGTGTCTTGAGAGTTTGAGCCTGAGACACTGTTGGGACATGGACAACTTCTTCTGTGTTCGAGTAGGGGAATTAAAGCTGAAAACTTTGGTGGTTTATAAGTGCAGGTTTATGTGTTCTTACTTTGAATTTGAGGCACCAAATCTGCGTTGTCTGAGGTACTCTGGGAccctgccaaaattttgtttactCAGAAATGGAGGCTTGGATGAGGTGGATCTTGACTTTGGGCATGAGACTCATGGGAATGAGGCAGTGTCTGATCTTCTTGGTCAACTCATCGATGAAGTCAACCCCATGAGGGCATTGACTGTTTGCACCTTCATGCTTCAG GTTCTTCCAATGGGAGAGGAAGGCATTGGTTCTCCTTTGGGCATTACACAGTTGACACTAAAAACGACGATGCATGACCATGAACAACACGGCATCCAGTATTTCTTGAAAAACTGTCCCCAACTGGAGACTCTGAAATTCGAAATAGACAGCCATGCCCGTACCAGAATTATCAATTAT ACGGAATATGAAGCTCCATGTGCTGAAGTGAAACCTGAACATATGTGGGACGAGAACACGATTACTTTCTCGTGTGTAACGCAGACTCTGAGAGAGGTTGAGATGAAGGGCTTTAGGGCGTCGCCAAACGAGATCGGTTTCATGTGCTATCTGCTCTACCATGGCCGCCTCATGGAAAAGCTTACTATTATTGTTTCAAGCCAAGCGAGCGGTCGTGGAAACCCACAACTCTACCGAATGGTAGCTGAAAAGACGCGGGATTTACCTAGAACG CAGACGTAA
- the LOC18778300 gene encoding uncharacterized protein LOC18778300 → MDRFSDLPEPLLVTIISFLPFKEAARTSLFSKRWRHLWRSTQTIDFNARFFINVDASREVQRQVFLDFVRHWIANYQQPTISKFSLALSQPRNSQMVVENCITFSLARNVKHLVLDFSDPTWNEDDFEGLADPTSYELPLSVYGHEQVLESLTLFSCKFNPSGFKNFGLLQEVSLGWVEVGACTLNALLVNCGYLESLSLKHCWSMENFLRVCGRGLRLKTLVVYKCRFYHPCFVVEVPNLSCLRYTGTLPSFDISRNNRGLDEVELDFGLESVCSCSMADFLYKLFFQVFPLRALTVCTYILQVVSMGEDFIGMEPSFPLTHLTLKTAMHDYEQVGIRYFLNSCPHLETLEIQLGPGRIFHDDYEAPYNPLDPHELWIRHPVVFSCVTQTLREVEIKGFKGTPNEIYVLNYLVTNGRVMKKLTVITSREMSNRGNPTVYRNIAKEALMIKSASQNLLITFVFYKRKFFNLTPQTESNMDRLSTLPEPLLLIIISLLPFKEAVRTCVLSTSWRHLWRSTANIEFNEHFFANVDARREIQRQVFIDFAQQWIANYQEDNIDKFSLTFSHPRNSQIFVENCLKFSLARHVKHLGLDFSEPTWDLSDPGDNPHPVSFDLPSQVYSHHVLESLTLSSYNFVVSEFKNFRFLKHVSLAWVEFRASTVKALLVNCGLLESLNLKQCWNTNSVDVCGQDLKLTSLVVDRCMCSGYQRISIEASNLKYLRFAGFVAIFDVNSTGGLEEVDLDFGLASMCDEDSGYLLYDLLCEVYPSRALTVCSYTLQAITMGPEPIGMEPRLSVTNLTLKTAMHYNEQKGIKFFLTSCPLLETLTIDIRRGTIFLHEDEAPFHALNPFDVWIENPIVYSCIIRTLREVEIKGFKGTQNEFYLLAYLVLHGRVMQKLTVVTSREINNHGNPAVYRSVAEKLYALRRASQHLQITIL, encoded by the exons ATGGACCGCTTCTCAGATTTACCCGAGCCCCTCCTCGTCACCATAATCTCCTTCTTGCCCTTCAAAGAAGCAGCAAGAACCTCTCTTTTCTCCAAGCGTTGGCGCCACCTTTGGCGTTCCACCCAAACCATCGACTTCAACGCGCGTTTCTTCATCAACGTCGACGCAAGCAGAGAGGTGCAGAGACAAGTCTTCCTTGATTTTGTGCGGCACTGGATCGCAAACTACCAACAACCCACTATAAGCAAATTCTCTCTCGCACTCTCTCAGCCGAGAAATTCCCAAATGGTCGTGGAAAATTGCATCACCTTTTCTCTTGCGCGCAACGTCAAACACCTGGTGCTTGATTTTTCTGACCCCACATGGAATGAAGATGACTTTGAAGGTCTTGCCGATCCGACGTCGTATGAGTTGCCTCTCTCTGTTTATGGCCATGAACAAGTTCTTGAATCTCTGACTCTGTTTTCTTGCAAGTTTAATCCTTCTGGGTTCAAGAATTTTGGGTTGCTTCAAGAAGTTTCGTTGGGTTGGGTTGAAGTGGGAGCATGCACTCTCAATGCTTTGCTTGTGAACTGTGGGTATCTTGAGAGTTTGAGCTTGAAACACTGTTGGAGCATGGAGAACTTCCTTCGTGTTTGTGGAAGGGGCTTAAGGCTGAAAACTTTGGTGGTTTATAAGTGCAGGTTTTATCATCCTTGTTTTGTAGTTGAGGTACCAAATCTGAGTTGCTTGAGGTACACTGGGACCCTGCCAAGTTTTGATATATCCAGAAATAATAGAGGCTTAGATGAGGTGGAGCTTGACTTTGGGCTTGAGTCTGTGTGCAGTTGTTCTATGGCTGATTTTCTCTATAAGCTCTTCTTTCAAGTCTTCCCCTTGAGGGCATTGACTGTTTGCACCTACATACTTCAG GTTGTTAGCATGGGAGAGGATTTCATTGGTATGGAGCCGTCTTTTCCCCTTACACACTTGACATTAAAAACAGCAATGCATGACTACGAACAAGTCGGCATCCGATATTTCTTGAATAGCTGTCCTCATTTGGAAACTCTTGAGATCCAATTAGGCCCCGGCAGAATTTTTCATGAT GATTATGAAGCTCCATATAATCCACTGGATCCTCATGAACTGTGGATCCGCCATCCAGTAGTTTTCTCGTGCGTGACTCAAACTTTGAGGGAGGTTGAGATCAAGGGTTTCAAGGGGACACCAAATGAGATTTACGTGCTGAACTATCTGGTCACCAATGGCCGTGTCATGAAAAAGCTTACTGTGATTACTTCCAGGGAAATGAGCAATCGAGGAAACCCAACAGTTTATCGGAATATTGCCAAAGAAGCGCTTATGATCAAAAGTGCCTCGCAAAATCTGCTCATAACG TTCGTCttctataaaagaaaattcttcaATCTCACCCCACAAACAGAGTCAAACATGGACCGGCTCTCAACTTTGCCTGAGCCTCTCCTTCTCATCATAATCTCACTTTTGCCCTTCAAAGAAGCCGTAAGAACCTGCGTTTTGTCCACCAGTTGGCGTCACCTTTGGCGTTCAACCGCAAACATTGAGTTCAATGAACATTTCTTTGCGAACGTCGATGCAAGGAGAGAAATTCAGAGACAAGTTTTCATTGACTTTGCGCAGCAATGGATTGCAAACTACCAAGAAGACAACATAGATAAGTTTTCTCTCACATTTTCTCACCCTAGAAATTCCCAAATCTTCGTCGAAAACTGTCTCAAGTTTTCTCTTGCTCGCCATGTCAAACACTTGGGgcttgatttctctgaacccACCTGGGATTTATCTGATCCTGGCGACAACCCTCATCCGGTGTCGTTTGATCTGCCTTCCCAAGTCTACAGCCATCATGTTCTTGAGTCTTTAACTCTTTCTTCCTACAATTTTGTTGTGTCTGAGTTCAAGAACTTTAGGTTCCTTAAACATGTTTCTTTGGCTTGGGTTGAATTTAGGGCTTCTACTGTCAAGGCTCTGTTAGTTAACTGTGGGCTGCTTGAGAGTCTAAATCTAAAGCAGTGTTGGAACACCAACAGCGTTGATGTCTGTGGACAGGACTTAAAGCTAACCTCTTTGGTTGTCGATAGGTGCATGTGTTCGGGTTATCAGAGGATTTCAATTGAGGCATCGAACCTAAAATATTTGAGATTTGCTGGCTTTGTGGCCATCTTTGATGTGAACTCAACTGGAGGCTTGGAAGAAGTTGACCTTGATTTTGGTCTTGCTTCTATGTGTGATGAAGATAGTGGTTATCTTCTTTATGACCTCCTGTGTGAAGTTTACCCTTCGAGGGCTTTGACTGTTTGCAGTTACACGCTCCAG GCTATTACCATGGGACCGGAGCCAATTGGTATGGAACCGCGTTTGAGCGTCACAAACTTGACCTTAAAGACTGCTATGCATTACAATGAACAAAAGGGGATCAAGTTTTTCCTAACTAGTTGTCCTCTGTTGGAGACTCTCACCATCGACATACGACGCGGGACAATTTTTCTCCAT GAAGATGAAGCTCCATTTCATGCACTCAACCCTTTTGATGTTTGGATCGAAAACCCGATAGTTTACTCTTGCATAATCCGAACTCTGAGAGAGGTGGAGATCAAGGGCTTCAAGGGGACACAAAATGAGTTCTATTTACTGGCCTATCTGGTCCTCCATGGTCGTGTCATGCAGAAGCTTACTGTGGTTACCTCAAGGGAAATCAACAACCATGGAAACCCTGCAGTATACCGAAGTGTAGCTGAGAAACTGTATGCATTGAGACGTGCCTCACAACATCtgcaaattaccattttgtaa
- the LOC18779948 gene encoding septum-promoting GTP-binding protein 1, which translates to MTQLCRKIVHVNLRWNIFDRVSIIREFFKFIWDRLLVCSIGKPAIRYRRLPLGTTLSPPPEAVEGVLVVDNPATTSCKVYETDADLVSLKVSLLGDCQIGKTSFMSKYVGDEQEQRYLEMTGVTLMDKTQIVQGARISFSLWDVGGDQSSMDHVPIACKDAVAIFFMFDLTSRCTLNSVVGWYTQARKWNQTAIPILIGTKFDDFVRLPPDLQWTIVTQARAYAKAMKATLFFSSATHNINVNKIFKFILAKLFNLPWKVERNLNIGEPIIDY; encoded by the exons ATGACACAACTTTGCAGAAAAATTGTTCACGTCAATCTGCGCTGGAACATATTCGACCGGGTTTCGATTATTCGGGAGTTTTTCAAGTTCATCTGGGACAGGCTTCTGGTTTGTTCCATAGGGAAGCCGGCGATCCGGTACCGGAGATTGCCCCTGGGGACGACGTTGTCGCCTCCCCCGGAAGCCGTAGAGGGGGTTTTAGTAGTGGATAACCCCGCCACTACAAGCTGTAAGGTGTATGAGACGGATGCGGATTTGGTGAGCTTGAAGGTCAGCTTGTTGGGTGATTGCCAGATTGGAAAGACAAGCTTTATG AGCAAATATGTTGGGGATGAGCAGGAACAGAGGTATTTGGAGATGACAGGGGTGACTTTAATGGATAAGACACAAATTGTTCAAGGAGCTCGGATTTCATTTAGTCTATGGGATGTAGGAG GTGACCAGAGTTCGATGGATCATGTTCCAATCGCCTGTAAAGATGCCGTAGcaatttttttcatgtttgatCTGACTAGTAGATGCACACTAAACAG TGTTGTTGGATGGTACACTCAAGCAAGAAAATGGAATCAG ACAGCAATTCCCATACTAATTGGGACAAAATTCGATGATTTTGTAAGACTTCCCCCTGATCTGCAATGGACAATCGTGACCCAG GCCAGGGCTTATGCAAAGGCTATGAAGGCGACCCTTTTCTTCTCAAGTGCAACCCACAACATCAACGTGAACAAGATCTTCAAGTTCATCTTGGCCAAGCTTTTTAACCTGCCATGGAAAGTAGAGAGGAATTTGAATATTGGAGAGCCCATCATCGATTACTGA